From the Lactobacillus sp. PV034 genome, the window GCCGAATTAAAGCAATATTTAGATTTAACTGCAGTAGCACATAGGACCTTTAAATATACTGCAAAAGGCCCAGTAGGATTATTAAAAAATAAAAAGGTAATCCATATTCAATCTTCTGGCAGTATTTATCATCAAGAAGGCAAGTGGGGAATTATAAAATTTGCTTTTAAAAAACTATTTCATATTTCAAGTTCTCAAAGTTGTGCCTTAATGGATTTAGGCAGTCTTTATCTTGTTAATATGTTAAAATTTTATGGTATAAATGATATTGATAGTATTTATATCGAGGGTGCTGATGCTAATCCAAGTCAAAGAGAAAATACATTAGCTGCAGCGCAAAAAATGGCTACACAAAAGGCAATAAA encodes:
- a CDS encoding FMN-dependent NADH-azoreductase gives rise to the protein MTTVLVIQAHPHTKNSLSVTVGKKFIDTYRKNHPNDKIIIRDLYANRGVPPLNDLTMEAWRKKKFQEELAPAEEKLLTDHETWLDEFMNADKYIFINPMYNHFLPAELKQYLDLTAVAHRTFKYTAKGPVGLLKNKKVIHIQSSGSIYHQEGKWGIIKFAFKKLFHISSSQSCALMDLGSLYLVNMLKFYGINDIDSIYIEGADANPSQRENTLAAAQKMATQKAINF